Proteins encoded in a region of the Nicotiana tomentosiformis chromosome 9, ASM39032v3, whole genome shotgun sequence genome:
- the LOC104117068 gene encoding amino acid transporter AVT1J-like: protein METKSQNGKFLSLPLLAEYDQFDRAEKGVTSDSVIITGKTSFLETAFHGLNALSGVGILSTPYALSSGGWLSMILLLVIACATFYTSLLIKRCMDFDPTIRSYPDIGDRAFGKAGRILVSVFMNLELYLVATGFLILAGDNLHNLLPEANFCFWGLSIGGKQSFVLIVALVILPTVLLKNMSILAYVSASAVLASLVIIGSIFWAATYDGIGFHKRGVILNWRGIPTSFSLYAFCYCAHPVFPTLYTSMENQKHFSKVMLLCFSFATITYASIAAMGYSMFGSDVESQITLNLPTEKFSSKLAIYTALINPIAKYSLMMTPIINRLEERFQSHNDKGSSSFSPLIRTILVISSVAVALTIPLFGYLMSLVGAFLSVTASILLPCLCYLKISGTYRKIRFEIVIIGLTVLMGILIFVTGTYTSLIEIIQHF, encoded by the exons ATGGAGACCAAATCCCAGAATGGCAAATTTCTTTCTTTGCCCCTGCTGGCAGAATATGATCAATTTGATAGAGCTGAGAAAGGAGTTACATCGGACTCTGTTATTATCACCGGAAAAACCTCTTTTCTGGAAACGGCTTTTCATGGACTCAACGCTCTATCAg GAGTAGGAATTTTGTCAACTCCTTATGCGCTATCTTCAGGAGGGTGGTTAAGCATGATTCTTCTTCTCGTCATTGCATGTGCGACCTTCTACACATCCTTGTTAATAAAGAGATGTATGGATTTTGATCCAACTATAAGAAGTTATCCTGACATTGGAGATCGAGCATTTGGAAAAGCAGGAAGAATATTGGTATCGGTTTTTATGAATCTTGAGCTTTACTTGGTGGCAACCGGTTTTCTAATTCTTGCAGGGGATAATTTGCATAATCTGTTGCCAGAGGCAAATTTCTGTTTTTGGGGACTCAGTATTGGTGGGAAACAAAGCTTTGTATTGATCGTTGCTCTCGTCATATTACCCACAGTACTGTTAAAGAACATGAGCATTCTGGCATATGTATCAGCCTCTGCAGTTTTAGCTTCCCTTGTTATTATTGGTTCAATTTTCTGGGCAGCAACTTATGATGGTATCGGCTTTCATAAAAGGGGAGTCATTCTGAATTGGAGAGGAATCCCGACATCTTTTAGCTTATACGCCTTCTGCTATTGTGCCCATCCTGTTTTTCCAACTTTGTACACTTCAATGGAAAATCAGAAGCATTTCTCCAAG GTAATGCTTCTGTGCTTTTCATTCGCTACGATAACTTATGCATCGATAGCAGCTATGGGGTATTCAATGTTTGGCTCCGACGTCGAGTCACAAATTACCTTGAACCTTCCAACTGAAAAGTTTAGCTCGAAATTGGCTATATACACCGCCTTGATCAATCCGATAGCCAAGTACTCACTAATGATGACACCAATTATCAACAGACTCGAGGAACGTTTCCAGTCTCACAATGATAAAGGATCATCGTCATTTAGCCCCCTGATTCGAACCATCTTGGTGATAAGCAGTGTTGCTGTTGCGCTGACCATACCATTATTTGGGTATCTCATGTCACTAGTTGGAGCATTTCTTAGTGTCACTGCTTCAATTTTGCTACCATGTTTATGCTACTTGAAGATTTCAGGCACTTACAGAAAGATTAGATTTGAGATAGTCATAATAGGCCTGACAGTACTAATGGGAATCCTAATCTTTGTTACTGGTACATACACATCTTTGATAGAGATAATACAACATTTTTAA